In a genomic window of Telopea speciosissima isolate NSW1024214 ecotype Mountain lineage chromosome 5, Tspe_v1, whole genome shotgun sequence:
- the LOC122661242 gene encoding E3 ubiquitin-protein ligase RNF185-like — translation MASGFGESTSKPPQSPSCSGSGSNDAGNFECNICFELAQEPIVTLCGHLFCWPCLYKWLHIHSHSQECPVCKALIQEEKLVPLYGRGKTPSDPRSKSIPGVNIPNRPAGQRPETAPPPDANHFPQHGHGHGMGFMGFPPMATARFGNFTLSAAFGGLIPSLFNLQVHGIPDATVYGAAAGFPYGFSNSFHGAHPHGFTQPTSQGQQADSYLKTLLSLVGFLVILALLWS, via the coding sequence ATGGCAAGTGGATTTGGGGAATCAACTAGCAAGCCGCCCCAAAGCCCTTCTTGCTCAGGCAGTGGTAGCAACGATGCTGGTAACTTTGAGTGCAATATCTGCTTCGAATTGGCGCAGGAACCAATTGTGACTTTGTGTGGTCACCTTTTCTGTTGGCCTTGCCTTTACAAGTGGCTCCACATTCACTCGCATTCTCAGGAGTGCCCAGTTTGTAAGGCTCTTATACAGGAAGAGAAATTGGTTCCTCTTTATGGCAGGGGAAAGACACCCAGTGATCCaagatcaaaatcaattccTGGAGTTAATATTCCCAATCGTCCAGCTGGGCAGAGGCCGGAAACTGCTCCCCCACCAGACGCTAACCATTTCCCACAGCATGGGCATGGGCATGGGATGGGCTTCATGGGGTTCCCTCCAATGGCAACTGCGAGGTTTGGGAACTTCACACTCTCTGCGGCATTTGGTGGTCTGATTCCATCCCTGTTTAATCTCCAGGTGCATGGGATCCCTGATGCAACTGTTTATGGAGCTGCTGCCGGTTTTCCCTATGGATTTTCTAATTCATTTCATGGGGCTCATCCCCATGGGTTCACTCAACCCACAAGTCAAGGTCAACAGGCTGATTCCTATTTGAAGACGCTGCTTTCTCTGGTTGGTTTCTTGGTGATCCTTGCTCTACTTTGGTCGTAG